DNA from Lentibacillus amyloliquefaciens:
TGCCTCACCAACGGCTATATTTTTAAGTTCAATTATTCCAGGCGAGATTGGCTGGAGAACGTAAACCGCCGTGATGTTTTCAGCTTCTTTTGCGATATAACACTGTCCCTGCTCTAAATATTTTTCTACTTGTTCCTTCGATGGATCTGCCAGCAGCAGCAAATCAATCGGTGCTTCGTCATTTGCTTGTAACGTTTGAATATCCATATTCTTCATCCACTTTCTATTGGAACATTATGTACATTACGGACGTGCCTTTTTTTCCAGCTTATAATCCTTCCATGCTTTCACAACCCGATGCCCATCAGCCGGCATGCCGCTATAGGGACGCCACCAGGAGGGATAAACAATCGGGATTGCCGTGCAGATAAACTGCCACAAATTAAAAATAACGATAGCAGTCAGCAAATTCTTGATTTCATGGTGTAAATCAAGGAACAAAAAAATGAAGGAAACCAGTGCAACTAAAAGAGACACAATCGGCCCGCCGGCAGCGATGACGATGCGCTGAAAAGCAGTTAGGCGCTGATCGTCTCCAACAGAGCAAAAACCAAAATACGCCCATTTAATATGGAAATCCATCCTGCCAATGCTAAACGTTTTCTGATTAGAACTGTCTGCCGGACCCAGAATGACCAGTGCACGTTTTTTAGTGGACAGCACAACACCAATGCCATGACCTATTTCATGTACCAACGTTGTGAGCGGTACGACAAAAACCCAGAACAGTATTATCAGCACGATATCCATTGTATCGAAACCCATCCTATCCCCCCAAAAGAATACTGATCATCCTTCCACCAGTAAGATTGGCATACGAATAACACTTAGTTTTTAATCACTGAACCTCGCACCATCAAAGATAAATGACATACGACATTATTTCATTGATCTTGGCTTTTTTACCGGCACCGGTGAAAGTGTAGACGTCACAGAAGGCAACACTTTTTCCTTCTTCGTTTATGATCGTACCATTTACAGCCCCGGTTTTACCGTGGGTTATGATATTTGTTATATGTAACTCTGCTACGTCGTTATTTTTCATCGAGCCGATAACGTCAGTTTTTCCATCAATCGATTTATCTCCTACGACCTCCCAGACTACGTTACCTGCAAAATTTTCGCTGACAATGTCTGTGTCACTTACTGCAAAGGCTGCGGTCACTTCCTTCAACAGTGCTTTTTTAGGCGAATTCCCGCAGTCCTCAGCGCATACTATTTTTATGTCAGCATATAAAGAATCCGTATTAGCCATGAATTAGTCCCCCTTTTTGCACACTCAGCCCTCTTTTGTTAACACATTAAGGTCCGGCCAACCATATGCCATTTCCTTCAACTCCGCACCGTCAATGGTGATGTCCGCTGTGTCGATATACTTGCCGCCCAGCTTTTCATAAAAATATTTGGCATCATTTTCTTCCAGCACCCAGACAAGCATGGAATTAAATCCGGCTTTACTAAGTTCATCAGCAACCGGTTTGACGAGTTTTTTGCCGATGCCTTTTCCCTGATATTCCTCTAAAATATAGATGGCATAAAGCTCCCCGTCATAACCTCCATATTTTTCTTCGCGTTCTTTGCCGCCTGTCGAGAAACCGAAAATTTTACCTGTATCGTTTTCTGCAACATATACATTGCTTTCTCTCACATTTTGCTCCCAGCGTTTTGTGCGATCCTCGTAATTCAAACTGTCCAGAAAGTCATCGGGAACAATACCTTTATATGTTGTCCGCCAGCTGTCGATGTGGACTCTAGCAATACCCGGCGCATCCTGCTCGGTCGCTTTTCTGATGTTCATCACGCACGCTCCTTCCGATTCTAATCTTTATCCAAATCATTCTTGGGCTGAAATTTTTCTTCTTGATAGCTATGTTTTTGCTTTAATAATTTTCCAAGTTCCGAATTATCAATGCCATGCCTGACTGCAACAGAGATGATCAGATAAGCTATGTACAGCATTGCTGCAAAAAAGATTAAGTTAACAATTAATCCCATTCCGATTACACCCATTTCAATTCCTCCAATTAATATTAAGATAAAATCCTTGCAATTTAGAGTGCAATAAAGGGAGAACGCATCTCCCTTTTACAGGCTTCCCGCTTTCTTTCCCAACGCCGCCTTTGAACCGGTATCCTGAACCATTTCGATTTCAATCCCTAAGTCAAATTTTCGCGCACTCATCATTGTGAAAAGATATGCGACACCCAGTGAAATAAGAAGCATCAGCAGAACTCCTGCAATTGTGACCATAACCGGGCTTGCCGCTTTCCAGCTTAAAACAGTATAAACAAATCCCGCTGCAAATCCAATTAAGCCACCGGCATCCTGACTGACCATCTGTGTGAATTCCATCACTTCAACCGGTAAAATCAGCATGACAAACGGGATTAGCGCAAAGAACAGATATACATACGAAACCATCATAAGAACGATTGCCGTTCCAAACTTTAAGCGGTTCTGCGGATTGGCCGGGTTATATTTAGCACCAATTGTGCCGAGCCACATCCCGATAGCGCTGATGCCAATCGTCACAACAGCTTTCATAGCAATGCCTGATGCGAATTGGAGAAGCGTCCAGCCGAAGAACAGACCGGCAACAATCTCTACAACGGTTAAAATAACAAACGGCAAAAGCCAGCTGATCCATAATTTGCCGAGCGCAATGTGTTTTCCAGACAAGGGCAAAATCCGCAATATCCAGACTGACTTTGCTTCCCTGGCGATTGTCGAGCTGGCAATTTGACCATTGAACATCGCATAGACGAACAATAGGATCGCTTGTGCAACCGGCCAGGTCACGTCATTCGGCCCGCGCAGGTC
Protein-coding regions in this window:
- a CDS encoding site-2 protease family protein gives rise to the protein MGFDTMDIVLIILFWVFVVPLTTLVHEIGHGIGVVLSTKKRALVILGPADSSNQKTFSIGRMDFHIKWAYFGFCSVGDDQRLTAFQRIVIAAGGPIVSLLVALVSFIFLFLDLHHEIKNLLTAIVIFNLWQFICTAIPIVYPSWWRPYSGMPADGHRVVKAWKDYKLEKKARP
- a CDS encoding GNAT family N-acetyltransferase, whose product is MNIRKATEQDAPGIARVHIDSWRTTYKGIVPDDFLDSLNYEDRTKRWEQNVRESNVYVAENDTGKIFGFSTGGKEREEKYGGYDGELYAIYILEEYQGKGIGKKLVKPVADELSKAGFNSMLVWVLEENDAKYFYEKLGGKYIDTADITIDGAELKEMAYGWPDLNVLTKEG